The Ornithinimicrobium faecis genome includes a window with the following:
- a CDS encoding helix-turn-helix transcriptional regulator: protein MRADRLVALVLLLRQRGRLTSEALARELEVSTRTVLRDIEALSTAGVPVYAERGRHGGFALLPGFRSELTGLNHEEALALLTVGSERGERIFGLSAALGSAMRKVVDALPAGHQASVSDAAQRLLIEPETDLLSRRTVTEGVAAAVMSEVRSAVLSGHKVRFDYAALDKPPQQRTVDPIGLVTVRGRTYLLAIREGEDRTYRLSRMVTATELAEPAQRPDRVDLDRIWRERTARFLAEDHLTVLVRIKPTRREELLNAVRAVRAEEPEPDAWLRLEVTFEDLRHAVWALWQLGTDVEALAPDSLRVALRNRAATVAARYEEPLTGP from the coding sequence GTGCGTGCTGATCGACTCGTTGCGCTGGTGCTGCTCCTGCGCCAGCGCGGTCGCCTGACGTCAGAAGCCCTGGCCCGGGAGCTGGAGGTCTCCACGCGCACCGTGCTGCGTGACATCGAGGCGTTGTCCACGGCTGGAGTCCCGGTCTATGCCGAGCGTGGGAGACACGGTGGCTTCGCACTCTTGCCCGGCTTCCGGTCCGAGCTCACCGGCCTGAACCATGAGGAGGCGCTCGCGCTGCTGACCGTTGGGTCGGAGCGCGGCGAGCGAATCTTTGGTCTGAGTGCTGCCCTGGGCTCGGCGATGCGCAAGGTGGTTGACGCGCTGCCGGCAGGCCACCAGGCCAGCGTGAGTGACGCGGCGCAACGACTCCTCATCGAGCCAGAGACCGACCTGCTCTCGCGTCGCACGGTCACCGAGGGCGTCGCAGCGGCCGTGATGAGTGAAGTGCGCAGCGCTGTCCTCTCCGGTCACAAGGTGCGCTTCGACTATGCCGCCCTCGACAAGCCACCGCAGCAGCGGACGGTGGATCCGATCGGTCTGGTGACCGTGCGTGGCCGCACCTACCTGCTGGCGATCAGAGAGGGCGAAGACCGCACCTACCGACTCTCCCGCATGGTGACCGCCACGGAGCTCGCCGAGCCGGCGCAGCGACCGGATCGGGTGGACCTCGATCGGATCTGGCGGGAGCGGACGGCACGATTCTTGGCGGAGGACCACCTGACCGTGCTGGTGCGGATCAAGCCGACCCGACGCGAAGAGCTGCTGAATGCCGTGCGTGCTGTGCGTGCGGAGGAGCCCGAGCCCGATGCGTGGCTGCGCCTGGAGGTCACGTTTGAGGATCTCCGTCACGCGGTGTGGGCCCTCTGGCAGCTAGGCACCGACGTCGAGGCTCTTGCGCCAGACTCCCTGCGGGTCGCCTTGCGCAACCGTGCCGCCACCGTGGCGGCACGTTATGAGGAGCCGCTCACGGGCCCTTGA
- a CDS encoding SRPBCC family protein: protein MPALVPLEVDIVIQAPVATVWEAVGDPRRLSAWSPQVRQTTLLDGADQVAVGVRFRNQNEHGQLEWTTHGEIVQCDPGRGLAFRLEENWLLWSFTLWDLGDGQTRLVQRRDAPEGISDFAHGLTERYMGGEQAFTSTMRAGMQQTLQGIKDACEQPRSARER from the coding sequence ATGCCCGCTCTTGTGCCACTTGAGGTAGACATCGTCATTCAGGCACCGGTGGCGACCGTCTGGGAAGCGGTCGGCGATCCGCGGCGACTGTCGGCGTGGAGTCCGCAGGTCCGGCAGACCACCTTGCTCGACGGTGCAGATCAGGTTGCCGTCGGTGTGCGCTTCAGGAACCAGAACGAGCACGGACAGTTGGAGTGGACCACGCACGGCGAGATCGTGCAGTGTGATCCCGGCCGCGGGCTGGCCTTCCGCCTCGAGGAGAACTGGCTCCTGTGGTCCTTCACCCTGTGGGACCTCGGGGACGGGCAGACACGGCTGGTCCAGCGTCGCGACGCGCCAGAGGGCATCTCCGACTTCGCCCACGGACTGACGGAGCGATATATGGGTGGCGAACAGGCCTTCACCTCGACCATGCGGGCAGGGATGCAGCAGACACTGCAGGGGATCAAGGACGCTTGTGAGCAGCCTCGGTCCGCACGGGAGCGCTGA
- a CDS encoding MFS transporter, translated as MRQFRAILVNTLVANVTTSFLWFAVTFWVYLGTRSVLATALIGGAFMLLVAATGIPFGTYVDRTRKRAVMVTATLTTLVAFIVGGLIYATVGPAEILDMTGPWFWLFTGVILFGGVVENARNIALSTTVTLLVATEDRARANGLVGTVQGVSLLVTSVFSGLAVGFLGMGWTIVIAICGLTLSAAHLLQLSIDEPRIVRDPDRGRIDLSGSITAIRVVPGLAALIAFAAFNNLLGGVYMSLMDPYGLELFSVQAWGLVFGLCATGFIVGGALIARYGLGANPLRTMLWLLVAMGLVAAVFTVREVAWLYVAGIWLYMAFTPAVEAGEQTVIQRVVPLRQHGRVFGLAQAVEAGAAPVSAFLIGPVVELGILPWSRSAAGQAALEPWLGTGQMRGIALVLVVSGLVLTLAAVLAFRTQAYGRLSAVFRPAGGVAGPARERARSLSGSPARRQTPGRLADPGGQ; from the coding sequence ATTCTGGTGAACACGCTCGTCGCCAACGTCACGACGAGTTTCCTGTGGTTCGCGGTGACCTTCTGGGTCTATCTCGGCACGCGGTCGGTCCTGGCGACGGCGCTGATCGGTGGTGCCTTCATGCTGCTGGTGGCGGCGACCGGGATCCCTTTCGGCACCTACGTGGACCGCACGCGCAAGCGAGCCGTGATGGTGACCGCGACGCTGACCACGCTGGTGGCCTTCATCGTCGGTGGTCTGATCTATGCCACGGTCGGTCCCGCCGAGATTCTTGACATGACAGGGCCGTGGTTCTGGCTGTTCACCGGGGTCATCCTTTTCGGAGGTGTCGTCGAGAATGCCCGGAACATCGCGTTGTCCACCACAGTCACCCTCCTCGTCGCCACGGAGGACCGGGCCAGGGCCAACGGCCTCGTCGGCACGGTGCAGGGTGTCAGCCTCCTGGTCACCAGCGTGTTCTCGGGGCTGGCCGTCGGCTTCCTGGGGATGGGGTGGACGATTGTGATCGCGATCTGCGGCTTGACGCTGTCTGCCGCCCACCTGCTCCAACTGTCGATCGACGAGCCGCGGATCGTGCGCGATCCAGACCGGGGCCGGATCGACCTGTCCGGCAGCATCACGGCCATCCGGGTTGTGCCGGGCCTCGCAGCGCTGATCGCCTTCGCAGCCTTCAACAACCTCCTCGGTGGGGTGTACATGTCCTTGATGGACCCCTACGGGTTGGAACTCTTCTCGGTGCAGGCCTGGGGTCTGGTCTTCGGGCTGTGCGCGACCGGGTTCATCGTGGGCGGTGCGCTGATCGCCCGGTACGGCCTCGGCGCCAACCCGTTGCGGACCATGCTGTGGCTGCTGGTCGCCATGGGCCTGGTCGCGGCCGTCTTCACCGTGCGTGAGGTCGCCTGGCTCTACGTCGCTGGCATCTGGCTCTACATGGCTTTCACTCCTGCTGTCGAAGCGGGCGAGCAGACAGTGATCCAGAGGGTGGTTCCCCTGAGGCAGCATGGACGAGTGTTCGGGCTCGCCCAAGCAGTCGAGGCGGGCGCGGCTCCGGTCAGCGCCTTCCTCATCGGCCCGGTCGTAGAACTCGGCATTCTCCCGTGGAGCCGCTCGGCGGCCGGTCAGGCGGCCCTCGAACCATGGTTGGGCACTGGGCAGATGCGTGGCATCGCCCTGGTCCTCGTTGTCAGCGGCCTGGTGCTGACCCTCGCCGCAGTCCTAGCGTTCCGAACGCAAGCGTATGGGCGGCTGTCGGCAGTCTTCAGACCCGCGGGCGGCGTGGCCGGTCCTGCACGCGAGCGAGCTCGCTCCCTGTCGGGCAGTCCCGCTCGGCGACAGACTCCAGGACGGCTTGCTGACCCGGGTGGGCAGTAA
- a CDS encoding GNAT family N-acetyltransferase, translating to MPAARLVLDANQRPTLSTARLRLGVPALSDTAAILAIAGDPRTVEHNPSDLVADLLEAEELVGRWVQHWDDRGFGYWCVREVGSATVVGYCGLKSMHAQGQPVLNLIYRLIPAVWGRGYATEAAQAVVSWAGTAQPKATILARVRPDNEASRRVALKAGLRPDPALDENGQDGPDLAFSNRGDPRHTGG from the coding sequence ATGCCGGCTGCGCGCCTGGTGCTCGACGCGAACCAGCGTCCGACGTTGTCCACGGCCCGGCTGCGGCTGGGTGTCCCAGCTCTGAGCGACACCGCAGCGATCCTGGCGATCGCTGGTGACCCACGCACGGTCGAGCACAACCCGTCCGACCTGGTCGCTGACCTGCTGGAGGCCGAGGAGCTCGTGGGGCGTTGGGTCCAGCACTGGGACGATCGCGGCTTTGGCTATTGGTGTGTGCGCGAGGTCGGCAGCGCCACCGTCGTGGGGTATTGCGGGCTGAAGAGCATGCATGCGCAGGGCCAACCGGTCCTCAATCTGATCTATCGGCTCATCCCGGCTGTGTGGGGTCGGGGTTATGCGACCGAGGCGGCGCAGGCAGTCGTTTCGTGGGCGGGCACAGCACAGCCCAAGGCGACGATCCTCGCGAGGGTGCGACCGGACAACGAGGCCTCCCGCAGGGTTGCTCTCAAGGCCGGGCTGCGGCCAGACCCGGCACTCGACGAGAACGGGCAGGACGGTCCCGATCTCGCCTTCAGCAACAGGGGCGACCCACGGCATACGGGGGGATGA
- a CDS encoding MBL fold metallo-hydrolase, whose product MTSPDQNVSTARAVSPDSGTHWTEEGAWQVAPGIYRIPLPLPQDGLRSVNVYAIETDAGLTLIDGGWAIEASRQVLDRCLAQAGYSVRDIASFLVTHVHRDHYTQAVVLGREVGSHLSLGIGEKTSLAQLRNATPGESHHTPVLVRAGATEIAEQWATAFRSERIDPSLWSDPDTWLEGDHQITVGARDLDAVSTPGHTQGHYVFADQSAGLLFAGDHVLPTITPSIGFEGANPVQPLGDFMASLTKVRGLPDLRVLPAHGPVGMSSHERVDQLLDHHELRLTQCLAAFDTGRELTAHDVALTLHWTRHERAFETLDLFNSALATMETRVHLLLLVARGKLTSTTVDGRDVYRLADTTSDHDPQN is encoded by the coding sequence GTGACCTCACCGGATCAGAACGTCTCCACAGCCCGCGCCGTCTCGCCCGACTCCGGGACGCACTGGACCGAGGAGGGCGCCTGGCAGGTCGCACCCGGCATCTATCGCATCCCCCTGCCGCTCCCCCAGGACGGACTGCGCTCGGTCAACGTCTACGCGATCGAGACCGACGCAGGGCTCACGCTCATCGACGGCGGCTGGGCCATCGAGGCCTCACGACAGGTCCTGGACCGTTGCCTGGCCCAGGCGGGCTATTCGGTGCGCGACATCGCCTCCTTCCTGGTGACTCACGTGCACCGCGACCACTACACCCAGGCCGTGGTGCTCGGGCGGGAGGTCGGCTCGCACCTCAGTCTCGGGATCGGTGAGAAGACGTCCCTGGCCCAGTTGCGCAACGCCACACCCGGCGAGAGCCACCACACACCGGTGCTGGTGCGCGCCGGAGCCACCGAGATCGCCGAGCAGTGGGCCACCGCCTTCCGCAGCGAGCGGATCGACCCGTCGCTGTGGAGCGACCCGGACACCTGGCTGGAGGGTGACCACCAGATCACGGTGGGGGCGCGCGACCTGGACGCGGTGTCCACGCCCGGTCACACCCAGGGCCACTATGTCTTCGCCGACCAGTCCGCTGGTCTGCTGTTCGCGGGTGACCACGTGCTGCCCACCATCACGCCCTCCATCGGGTTCGAGGGAGCCAACCCCGTCCAGCCGCTCGGCGACTTCATGGCGTCCCTGACCAAGGTCCGCGGCCTGCCCGACCTGCGGGTGCTGCCCGCGCACGGCCCCGTCGGGATGTCCTCGCACGAGCGGGTCGACCAGCTGCTCGACCACCACGAGCTCCGACTCACCCAGTGCCTGGCGGCCTTCGACACCGGCCGCGAACTCACGGCCCACGATGTGGCGCTGACCCTGCACTGGACACGCCACGAGCGTGCCTTCGAGACGCTCGACCTGTTCAACTCCGCGCTGGCCACGATGGAGACCCGGGTGCACCTGCTGCTGCTCGTGGCCCGGGGCAAGCTCACGTCGACCACGGTCGACGGTCGCGACGTCTACCGTCTGGCCGACACCACCTCCGACCACGATCCTCAGAACTGA
- a CDS encoding PIN domain-containing protein, whose protein sequence is MARTLVLDSEAVSAVAERRKGMAERLAAARVLDARVVLPSIVLVEVMTGSARDAAVWHVVNRVLVATLEETSAARAGALRSGGTSTRRKARDLTVDAIVAAAAIDHAPSVVLTADPADLTLLVQDHDVLVEPI, encoded by the coding sequence GTGGCCAGGACGCTGGTCCTGGACTCTGAGGCCGTCTCCGCCGTGGCCGAGCGTCGCAAGGGCATGGCCGAGCGGTTAGCAGCCGCCAGGGTGCTCGACGCGCGAGTGGTCCTGCCCAGCATCGTGCTCGTGGAAGTCATGACCGGCAGCGCCAGGGACGCCGCGGTGTGGCACGTGGTCAATCGCGTGCTGGTGGCCACGCTGGAGGAGACCAGCGCGGCGCGGGCCGGTGCCCTGCGCAGCGGGGGCACCAGCACCCGCCGCAAAGCACGCGACCTCACGGTCGATGCGATCGTGGCCGCTGCCGCGATCGACCACGCACCCTCCGTCGTCCTCACCGCGGACCCCGCCGACCTGACCCTTCTGGTGCAGGACCATGACGTCCTCGTGGAACCCATCTGA
- a CDS encoding helix-turn-helix transcriptional regulator yields MSLRATGLGPSDEELYRLLVRAVETDVSHLAELADRPLPDTEAAVRRLRDQGLATLVEETPPRVAAAAPDVAFAPLLLRGHQELTEATLAVTKLAEEHRANARRRDADQLVEVVHGAAGIRQALRTVQQSTREEMLWFCKAGHVAMASGENDEEYTGLARGVRYRVIYEQAMLDDPTMLVNVERGVRAGEVARAAPSLPLRLAVADRSLALCPLITNREGSDEPTAALVRDSNLLTALIALFDAYWSDASPLHVGESGDQVQVTSRASLLGPDERELLSLLVAGVTDKAIATRLGVSLRTVQRRISELMALANTETRMQLAWQAAQRGWLTSD; encoded by the coding sequence ATGAGTCTGCGGGCGACCGGACTGGGCCCCTCCGATGAGGAGCTGTATCGGCTGCTGGTCCGTGCGGTCGAGACCGACGTCAGCCACCTGGCCGAGCTGGCCGACCGCCCCCTCCCGGACACCGAGGCCGCCGTGCGCCGGCTCCGCGACCAGGGGCTCGCGACTCTCGTCGAGGAGACGCCGCCCCGGGTCGCTGCCGCTGCACCCGACGTCGCCTTCGCCCCGCTGCTGCTGCGCGGTCACCAGGAGCTGACCGAGGCCACGCTGGCGGTCACCAAGCTGGCCGAGGAACACCGGGCCAACGCGCGCCGTCGAGATGCCGACCAACTGGTCGAGGTGGTGCACGGAGCCGCTGGCATCCGGCAGGCCCTGCGCACGGTGCAGCAATCCACCCGGGAGGAGATGCTCTGGTTCTGCAAGGCCGGTCACGTCGCCATGGCCTCCGGGGAGAACGACGAGGAATACACGGGCCTGGCCCGGGGCGTGCGTTACCGCGTCATCTATGAGCAGGCGATGCTCGACGACCCCACCATGCTCGTCAATGTGGAGCGTGGGGTGCGCGCTGGGGAGGTGGCCCGAGCCGCTCCGTCGCTCCCGTTGCGGCTGGCTGTCGCCGACCGCAGTCTGGCGCTGTGCCCGCTGATCACCAACCGCGAGGGCAGCGACGAGCCCACGGCCGCCCTGGTGCGCGACTCCAACCTGCTCACCGCGCTGATCGCGCTCTTCGACGCGTACTGGTCGGACGCCTCGCCGCTGCACGTCGGTGAATCGGGCGACCAGGTCCAGGTGACGTCTCGGGCCTCGCTGCTGGGACCGGACGAGCGGGAGCTGCTCTCGTTGCTCGTCGCCGGGGTGACAGACAAGGCGATCGCCACCCGGTTGGGCGTCAGCCTGCGGACCGTGCAACGCCGGATCAGCGAGCTGATGGCACTGGCCAACACGGAGACGCGGATGCAACTGGCCTGGCAGGCCGCGCAGCGGGGCTGGCTCACCAGCGATTGA
- a CDS encoding RidA family protein — MQRTAVNPVTWSLEMGFNQGEVVSGQTRTLYISGQTAMTSDGEPAHTGDLAGQLRLAVDNLETVLHEAGMTLAHLIRLNVYTTDVDALFPHYGVLAARLGAAGVAPTTTMLGVKRLAVPGQLVELDGTAVA, encoded by the coding sequence ATGCAACGAACTGCAGTCAATCCCGTCACGTGGTCCCTGGAGATGGGGTTCAACCAGGGCGAGGTGGTGTCCGGACAGACTCGGACCCTCTACATCTCTGGGCAGACGGCCATGACGAGTGACGGCGAGCCTGCACATACCGGTGACCTGGCCGGACAGTTGCGGCTCGCCGTCGACAACCTCGAAACTGTTCTTCATGAGGCGGGCATGACCCTCGCGCACCTCATCCGGCTCAACGTCTACACCACCGACGTCGACGCATTGTTCCCGCACTATGGCGTCCTGGCGGCCCGCCTCGGCGCCGCTGGGGTGGCCCCCACCACGACCATGCTCGGCGTGAAGCGGCTCGCGGTCCCCGGGCAGCTGGTCGAGCTGGACGGGACTGCGGTCGCCTGA
- a CDS encoding NAD(P)H-dependent oxidoreductase produces the protein MRALWVLGHPEANSLNGRLRDVGVSALRDDGWDVVESDLYRDGFDPLLVTEGGVDVRREQDKLRAADLLVLQFPLWWYSMPAILKGWVDRVFEAGFAYDVIDPATGRARKYGDGGLAGKRALAVVTAGDRPGSLEPRGISGTIEEVLWHLLHGTFWYTGMDALPPHLVSLARDVDEERMQRLEGDLAARLRGVMSEPRIPYRPLTEEHYDHGIRLLPHVAAGETELRAHQQSPPGAGA, from the coding sequence ATGCGAGCGCTGTGGGTTCTCGGACACCCCGAGGCCAACTCTCTGAACGGCCGACTCCGCGATGTCGGGGTGTCCGCGCTGCGAGATGACGGCTGGGACGTCGTCGAGTCCGACCTCTATCGCGACGGTTTCGATCCGCTCCTGGTCACCGAGGGCGGCGTGGATGTGCGCCGCGAGCAGGACAAGCTGCGTGCCGCCGATCTGCTGGTGCTGCAGTTCCCGCTCTGGTGGTACAGCATGCCGGCCATCCTCAAGGGCTGGGTGGACCGCGTCTTCGAGGCTGGCTTCGCCTATGACGTCATCGATCCGGCGACCGGCCGTGCCCGCAAGTATGGCGATGGCGGACTCGCCGGGAAGCGCGCGCTCGCGGTCGTCACCGCGGGCGACCGCCCCGGGTCACTCGAGCCCCGCGGCATCAGCGGCACGATCGAGGAGGTGCTCTGGCACCTGCTCCACGGGACGTTCTGGTACACCGGCATGGATGCGCTGCCCCCTCACCTGGTCTCCCTCGCCAGGGACGTCGATGAGGAGCGTATGCAGCGGCTCGAGGGCGACCTGGCCGCTCGACTTCGCGGGGTGATGAGTGAGCCGCGCATCCCCTACCGACCCCTGACCGAGGAGCACTACGACCACGGGATCCGGCTGCTGCCGCACGTCGCGGCGGGGGAGACCGAGCTCCGCGCTCACCAGCAGAGCCCACCTGGGGCAGGCGCCTAG
- a CDS encoding CopG family transcriptional regulator yields MSAGPTREKVSWTIEAEVLEGVRRRVPRGQVSAYATEALRRQLERDNLDELIGELVDVHGPLDEAAVAAYVRRWQ; encoded by the coding sequence ATGAGTGCCGGGCCGACGCGTGAGAAGGTCAGTTGGACGATCGAGGCTGAGGTGCTGGAGGGTGTGCGGCGTCGTGTGCCTCGGGGACAGGTGTCGGCCTATGCCACCGAAGCGCTGCGCAGGCAACTGGAGCGGGACAACCTCGACGAGTTGATCGGGGAGCTGGTTGACGTGCACGGGCCGCTGGATGAGGCTGCAGTGGCCGCGTACGTGCGAAGGTGGCAGTAG